From the genome of Streptomyces sp. NBC_01341, one region includes:
- a CDS encoding thiamine ABC transporter substrate-binding protein: MNTTTKYAATALAAALGVSVLAGCGGADDGAAGAGAGGSKTVTLVSHDSFNASDAVLKAFTKETGYKIKVLKSGDAGAALNQEILTKGSPRGDVFFGADNTLLSRALDNGLFTPYKAKGLERVAADTQLDADKHRVTPIDTGDICVNYDKKYFADRKLDPPQSFDDLLKPAYKNLLVTENAATSSPGLGFLLGTVAAHGETGYQDYWKKLKTNGVKVVDGWEQAYNEEFSGSAGGKKAKADRPLVVSYASSPPVEVLYADPQPTEAPTGVATGTCFRQIEFAGLLNGAKNEAGGKALLDFLISKRFQEDMPLNMFVNPVAKDAKLPELFTKFGATVDKPATVAPDKIAKNREQWVQSWSSLVVK; this comes from the coding sequence ATGAACACCACCACGAAGTACGCGGCCACGGCACTTGCCGCCGCGCTCGGTGTGTCCGTGCTGGCGGGCTGCGGGGGCGCGGACGACGGTGCCGCCGGTGCGGGAGCCGGGGGCTCCAAGACCGTCACGCTGGTCAGCCACGACTCCTTCAACGCCTCGGACGCCGTCCTGAAGGCGTTCACGAAGGAGACCGGCTACAAGATCAAGGTGCTGAAGAGCGGTGACGCCGGAGCGGCCCTCAACCAGGAGATCCTGACCAAGGGGTCCCCGCGCGGCGACGTGTTCTTCGGTGCCGACAACACGCTGCTCTCCCGCGCCCTCGACAACGGCCTGTTCACGCCGTACAAGGCGAAGGGTCTCGAACGCGTCGCGGCCGACACGCAACTCGACGCCGACAAGCACCGGGTCACACCGATCGACACCGGCGACATCTGCGTCAACTACGACAAGAAGTACTTCGCCGACAGGAAGCTCGACCCGCCGCAGTCCTTCGACGACCTGCTGAAGCCCGCGTACAAGAACCTCCTCGTCACCGAGAACGCCGCCACATCGTCACCCGGTCTCGGATTCCTCCTCGGTACCGTCGCCGCCCACGGTGAAACCGGCTACCAGGACTACTGGAAGAAGCTGAAGACCAACGGCGTCAAGGTGGTCGACGGCTGGGAACAGGCGTACAACGAGGAGTTCTCCGGCTCGGCCGGCGGGAAGAAGGCCAAGGCGGACCGGCCGCTCGTCGTCTCCTACGCCTCCAGTCCCCCCGTCGAGGTGCTGTACGCAGATCCGCAGCCCACGGAGGCCCCGACCGGCGTGGCCACCGGCACGTGCTTCCGCCAGATCGAGTTCGCCGGTCTGCTGAACGGCGCGAAGAACGAGGCGGGCGGCAAGGCGCTGCTGGACTTCCTGATCAGCAAGCGGTTCCAGGAGGACATGCCGTTGAACATGTTCGTGAACCCGGTGGCGAAGGACGCGAAACTGCCGGAGCTCTTCACGAAGTTCGGCGCCACCGTCGACAAGCCGGCGACCGTGGCACCGGACAAGATCGCCAAGAACCGTGAGCAGTGGGTCCAGTCGTGGTCCTCGCTCGTCGTGAAGTAG
- a CDS encoding DUF6233 domain-containing protein, translated as MSDNLSRLDRLRIVREWQAYQLGRTDRTIAELEEREASAARAARVLPPPAPGWKLSVLRAGGSNQADAVHTGDCGMGGKRTQVMTREQALRALTQDGVTACPYCRPDRELGVL; from the coding sequence GTGTCCGATAACCTTTCTCGTCTGGACCGCCTCCGGATCGTGCGCGAGTGGCAGGCGTATCAGCTCGGCCGGACCGATCGGACCATCGCCGAGCTGGAGGAACGCGAAGCCTCGGCAGCCCGGGCGGCGCGCGTCCTGCCGCCGCCGGCGCCCGGATGGAAGCTGTCCGTGCTGCGCGCGGGTGGCTCGAACCAGGCGGACGCCGTGCACACCGGCGACTGCGGCATGGGCGGAAAACGAACACAGGTCATGACCCGTGAGCAGGCTCTGCGCGCACTCACTCAGGACGGGGTCACAGCCTGCCCGTACTGTCGGCCCGACAGGGAGCTCGGGGTGCTGTAA
- the frr gene encoding ribosome recycling factor encodes MIEEILLEAEEKMEKAVVVAKEDFAAIRTGRAHPAMFNKIVADYYGALTPINQLASFSVPEPRMAVVTPFDKTALRNIEQAIRDSDLGVNPSNDGNIIRVTFPELTQDRRKEYIKVAKTKAEDSKISIRSIRRKAKESLDKLVKDKESGEDEVRRAEKELDDTTAKYVAQVDELLKHKEAELLEV; translated from the coding sequence GTGATCGAAGAAATCCTCCTCGAGGCCGAGGAGAAGATGGAGAAGGCCGTCGTGGTCGCGAAAGAGGACTTCGCCGCCATCCGTACCGGCCGCGCGCACCCGGCGATGTTCAACAAGATCGTCGCCGACTACTACGGCGCTCTGACCCCGATCAACCAGCTCGCCTCGTTCTCGGTTCCCGAGCCGCGGATGGCCGTGGTGACCCCGTTCGACAAGACGGCGCTGCGGAACATCGAGCAGGCGATCCGTGACTCCGACCTCGGCGTCAACCCGAGCAACGACGGCAACATCATCCGCGTGACGTTCCCCGAGCTCACGCAGGACCGCCGCAAGGAGTACATCAAGGTCGCCAAGACCAAGGCCGAGGACTCCAAGATCTCGATCCGCTCCATCCGCCGCAAGGCCAAGGAGTCGCTCGACAAGCTGGTCAAGGACAAGGAGTCCGGCGAGGACGAGGTCCGTCGCGCCGAGAAGGAGCTCGACGACACCACCGCGAAGTACGTCGCGCAGGTGGACGAGCTGCTCAAGCACAAGGAAGCCGAGCTGCTCGAAGTCTGA
- a CDS encoding ABC transporter permease, with protein sequence MALPVAFFAVFFAYPVAAIVGRGLRTDGVWQFGRIGAVLSRPDILDVLWFTTWQALASTALTLLIALPGAYVFARLDFPGKQLLRAVVTVPFVLPTVVVGTAFLALLGRGGLLDELWGVRLDTTVWAILLAHVFFNYAVVVRTVGGLWSQLDPRQEEAARVLGAGRLAAWRRVTLPALAPAVAAAALMVFLFTFTSFGVVQILGGPAYSTLEVEIYRQTAQLLDLPTAAVLTLVQFAAVGGILAVHAWTVRRRETALKLVDPAQTSRPPRGVGQRTLLGGVLLSILLLVLLPLGVLVERSLDTSGGYGFAFYRALQSADANGSTFLVPPLDAIGNSLRYALVATLIALVIGGLAAAALTRRRAGRLVRGFDALLMLPLGVSAVTVGFGFLITLDRPPLDLRTSWILVPLAQALVGVPFVVRTMLPVLRAVDDRLREAAAVLGASPLRAWREVDLPLVRRAVLVAAGFAFAVSLGEFGATVFIARPDNPTLPVAVARLLGRSGELNYGQAMALSTILMLVCAVSLLVLERIRTDRSGEF encoded by the coding sequence ATGGCCCTGCCCGTCGCGTTCTTCGCGGTGTTCTTCGCCTACCCGGTCGCCGCGATCGTCGGCCGCGGGCTGAGGACGGACGGGGTCTGGCAGTTCGGCCGGATCGGCGCGGTGCTGAGCCGGCCCGACATCCTGGACGTCCTGTGGTTCACCACCTGGCAGGCACTCGCCTCGACGGCGCTGACCCTGCTGATCGCGCTGCCCGGCGCATACGTCTTCGCCCGCCTCGACTTCCCGGGCAAGCAACTGCTGCGTGCCGTGGTGACGGTGCCGTTCGTCCTGCCGACCGTCGTGGTCGGCACGGCGTTCCTGGCGCTGCTGGGACGCGGAGGGCTCCTCGACGAACTCTGGGGCGTACGGCTCGACACCACGGTGTGGGCGATCCTGCTCGCCCACGTGTTCTTCAACTACGCCGTCGTCGTACGGACGGTGGGCGGACTCTGGTCCCAGCTCGACCCCCGCCAGGAGGAGGCCGCCCGGGTGCTCGGCGCCGGACGTCTCGCCGCCTGGCGGCGGGTGACCCTGCCCGCGCTGGCGCCCGCCGTGGCCGCCGCCGCGCTCATGGTCTTCCTCTTCACCTTCACCTCCTTCGGCGTCGTCCAGATCCTCGGCGGCCCGGCGTACTCCACCCTGGAGGTGGAGATCTACCGGCAGACCGCGCAGCTGCTCGACCTCCCGACGGCCGCCGTGCTCACCCTCGTGCAGTTCGCCGCGGTCGGCGGAATCCTCGCCGTCCACGCCTGGACCGTGCGCCGCAGGGAGACGGCGCTGAAGCTGGTCGACCCCGCGCAGACCTCGCGGCCGCCCCGGGGCGTGGGGCAGCGGACCCTGCTGGGCGGTGTGCTGCTCAGCATCCTGCTGCTCGTCCTGCTGCCGCTCGGCGTACTCGTGGAACGCTCTCTGGACACCTCGGGCGGCTACGGGTTCGCGTTCTACCGCGCGCTGCAGTCGGCCGACGCCAACGGCTCGACCTTCCTCGTGCCGCCGCTCGACGCCATCGGGAACTCCCTGCGTTACGCGCTGGTCGCCACCCTCATCGCCCTGGTGATCGGCGGCCTCGCCGCCGCCGCGCTGACCAGGCGGCGCGCGGGACGGCTGGTACGGGGCTTCGACGCGCTGTTGATGCTGCCGCTCGGGGTGTCGGCGGTCACCGTCGGCTTCGGCTTCCTCATCACCCTCGACCGGCCGCCGCTCGACCTGCGGACCTCCTGGATCCTGGTCCCGCTCGCCCAGGCGCTGGTGGGCGTCCCCTTCGTCGTACGCACGATGCTGCCCGTCCTGCGCGCGGTGGACGACCGGCTGCGTGAGGCCGCCGCCGTGCTCGGCGCCTCGCCGCTGCGTGCCTGGCGGGAGGTCGACCTGCCCCTGGTCCGGCGGGCGGTACTCGTGGCCGCGGGCTTCGCGTTCGCCGTGTCGCTCGGGGAGTTCGGCGCCACCGTGTTCATCGCCCGGCCCGACAACCCCACGCTGCCGGTCGCCGTGGCCAGGCTGCTGGGACGTTCGGGCGAGCTCAACTACGGCCAGGCGATGGCCCTCAGCACGATCCTGATGCTCGTCTGCGCGGTGTCCCTGCTCGTGCTCGAACGAATCCGCACCGACCGATCCGGGGAGTTCTGA
- a CDS encoding LOG family protein: protein MENSDESTYAPGVEIETLTAFDRAVTTGTLAGHRVQSVDLTDRGDALLRTDTRGAVFLGCRIEPRAEAKIRADGAFVFPPVPGLPFDPYRGLLYTPEALYEGLAEGGYASTPDARAYSWFQLTRSNGDVFASMLRALHDDAVSDALDEHLAGARVVGVMGGHAMARGSAEYQGAAVLGRELARSGLTVATGGGPGAMEAANLGAYAAPHSDAMLLKACEVLAAAPSFSPSVTDWASAAFTVRERWPDGGSSVAVPTWFYGHEPPNAFADHIAKYFANAVREDGLLARSTAGVIFLPGAAGTVQEIFDNATPNYYESRSAPTPMVLVNRAHWTEKLPTWPLLRALAAGRAMESRIALVDSVEEAAGALARLTETTAGS, encoded by the coding sequence GTGGAAAATTCGGACGAGAGTACGTACGCACCCGGCGTCGAGATCGAGACGCTCACCGCATTCGACCGGGCGGTCACGACCGGAACCCTGGCCGGGCACCGTGTCCAGTCCGTCGACCTGACGGACCGGGGCGACGCACTGCTCAGGACCGACACCCGCGGCGCGGTGTTCCTCGGCTGCCGCATCGAGCCGCGCGCGGAGGCGAAGATACGGGCGGACGGCGCGTTCGTCTTCCCTCCGGTACCGGGTCTGCCCTTCGACCCCTACCGCGGGCTGCTCTACACCCCGGAAGCGCTCTACGAGGGCCTGGCCGAGGGCGGTTACGCCTCGACGCCGGACGCCAGGGCGTACAGCTGGTTCCAGCTGACCAGGTCGAACGGCGACGTCTTCGCGTCGATGCTGCGTGCCCTCCACGACGACGCGGTGTCGGACGCGCTGGACGAACACCTCGCCGGCGCCCGGGTGGTGGGCGTCATGGGCGGCCACGCGATGGCACGCGGCTCCGCCGAGTACCAGGGCGCCGCCGTGCTCGGCCGGGAGCTGGCCCGCAGCGGCCTGACCGTGGCGACGGGCGGTGGGCCGGGCGCCATGGAGGCTGCCAACCTCGGTGCCTACGCCGCCCCGCACTCCGACGCGATGCTGCTCAAGGCGTGCGAAGTCCTGGCCGCGGCGCCTTCGTTCAGCCCTTCGGTCACCGACTGGGCCTCGGCGGCGTTCACGGTGCGCGAGCGGTGGCCGGACGGCGGTTCCTCGGTCGCGGTACCCACCTGGTTCTACGGCCACGAGCCGCCGAACGCCTTCGCGGACCACATCGCCAAGTACTTCGCGAACGCCGTGCGCGAGGACGGGCTGCTGGCCCGCTCGACCGCCGGTGTGATCTTCCTGCCCGGCGCCGCCGGAACAGTGCAGGAGATCTTCGACAACGCGACGCCGAACTACTACGAGTCGCGGTCCGCGCCCACCCCCATGGTGCTGGTGAACCGCGCGCACTGGACCGAGAAGCTGCCCACCTGGCCCCTGCTGCGCGCTCTGGCGGCGGGCCGGGCGATGGAGTCGCGTATCGCGCTCGTCGACTCCGTCGAGGAGGCCGCAGGGGCACTGGCCAGGCTCACGGAGACGACCGCCGGGAGCTGA
- a CDS encoding ABC transporter ATP-binding protein yields the protein MLEVDSATVRFGGRTALDGVDLDVADHEIVCVLGPSGSGKSTLLRAVAGLQPLDGGRVLLDGADQAPLPVHRRGLGLMFQDHQLFPHRDVGANVEFGLRMHGVPRAERKRRAGELLDLVGLPGAGRRAVAALSGGEQQRVALARALAPRPGLLMLDEPLGQLDRSLRERLVVELRTLFGRLGTTVLAVTHDQGEAFALADRVVVMRDGRIAQEGTPLEVWQRPASPFVARFLGFDNLVDATVTGTAADTVWGKVPVPEGSPQGRSELLVRPGGVRLGAPQDGLRCTAGVRTFRGHHVSVVLHPDEGPDLEAECALGDAPEEGAVVGVTFDPAETVVLPRT from the coding sequence ATGCTGGAAGTGGATTCGGCCACGGTCCGGTTCGGTGGGCGGACCGCGCTCGACGGCGTGGACCTGGACGTCGCCGACCACGAGATCGTCTGCGTGCTGGGGCCGAGCGGCAGCGGGAAGTCGACGCTGCTGCGGGCTGTGGCCGGGCTGCAGCCCCTGGACGGGGGACGCGTGCTCCTGGACGGCGCGGACCAGGCCCCGCTGCCCGTGCACCGGCGCGGGCTCGGGCTGATGTTCCAGGACCACCAGCTGTTCCCGCACCGGGACGTCGGCGCGAACGTCGAGTTCGGGCTGCGGATGCACGGCGTCCCCCGCGCCGAGCGAAAGCGCAGGGCCGGGGAACTCCTGGACCTGGTCGGCCTGCCCGGCGCGGGCCGCCGCGCCGTCGCCGCCCTCTCCGGCGGCGAGCAGCAGCGGGTCGCCCTCGCCCGGGCGCTGGCGCCCCGCCCCGGCCTGCTGATGCTCGACGAGCCGCTGGGCCAGCTGGACCGGAGCCTGCGTGAACGCCTCGTCGTCGAACTGCGCACCCTCTTCGGCCGGCTGGGCACCACGGTGCTCGCCGTCACCCACGACCAGGGCGAGGCCTTCGCCCTCGCCGACCGGGTCGTGGTCATGCGCGACGGCAGGATCGCCCAGGAGGGCACCCCGCTGGAGGTCTGGCAGCGTCCCGCGTCCCCCTTCGTCGCCCGCTTCCTGGGCTTCGACAACCTGGTGGACGCGACGGTCACCGGCACAGCCGCCGACACCGTCTGGGGAAAGGTCCCGGTTCCCGAGGGATCCCCTCAGGGAAGGTCGGAGCTGCTGGTCCGGCCCGGCGGTGTCCGGCTCGGTGCCCCGCAGGACGGCCTGCGTTGCACGGCGGGCGTACGCACCTTCCGGGGGCATCACGTCAGCGTCGTCCTGCACCCCGACGAGGGGCCGGACCTGGAGGCCGAGTGTGCCCTTGGGGACGCTCCGGAGGAGGGGGCCGTGGTGGGCGTGACCTTCGACCCCGCGGAGACGGTGGTTCTGCCCCGGACCTGA
- a CDS encoding ABC transporter ATP-binding protein has product MVAPPDNDVIWGRSLHHSHNGSPGLSGVSIGVRDGEILAVTGPRGSGKTTLLHCLSGQLVPEQGEVWFNSVPVHTMGPRMREQLRRERFGWIGAEPQLVPELTTWENAALPLLLRGVSHRAAKKAAAEWLERLDIGPLAKKRPHTLLQAQRQRISVARALTASPSVIFADEPTASLHHAERAQLLRTLTTAARSHGITVVLATHDAEVAALADRVVGLLDGRRVTTLALPAASDPEGRSACSLSV; this is encoded by the coding sequence ATGGTGGCCCCGCCCGACAACGACGTGATCTGGGGACGTTCCCTGCACCACTCCCACAACGGATCCCCGGGGCTGTCCGGTGTGTCCATCGGTGTCCGTGACGGAGAGATCCTCGCCGTCACCGGCCCGCGCGGGAGCGGGAAGACCACCCTGCTGCACTGCCTGTCCGGACAGTTGGTGCCCGAACAGGGCGAGGTGTGGTTCAACAGCGTTCCCGTGCACACCATGGGGCCCCGGATGCGCGAGCAGCTGCGCCGCGAGCGGTTCGGCTGGATCGGCGCCGAGCCGCAGCTCGTTCCGGAGCTGACCACCTGGGAGAACGCCGCCCTCCCTCTGCTGCTGAGGGGCGTGTCGCACCGCGCCGCGAAGAAGGCGGCCGCCGAGTGGCTGGAGCGGCTGGACATCGGTCCCCTCGCCAAGAAGCGTCCGCACACGCTGCTGCAGGCACAGCGTCAGCGGATCTCGGTGGCACGCGCGCTGACGGCATCGCCTTCCGTCATCTTCGCCGACGAACCGACGGCGTCCCTGCACCACGCCGAACGCGCCCAGCTCCTGCGCACCCTCACCACGGCGGCTCGGTCCCACGGCATCACGGTCGTCCTCGCCACCCACGACGCGGAGGTCGCCGCGCTCGCCGACCGCGTGGTCGGTCTGCTGGACGGCCGCCGCGTCACCACACTCGCCCTGCCCGCCGCGTCCGACCCGGAAGGCCGCTCGGCGTGCTCGCTCTCCGTCTGA
- a CDS encoding SRPBCC family protein: protein MPQSAREGIDITRVVQAPRDRVFEAWTVPEHFATWYGGDADVPLDQVSMDVTPGGTWSLVIVVPGVEMPFHGVYKEVSAPERLVFTLKDASAPADAEGETVTVTLTEQSGGATEMAFRQRGGNLTREQYAAAEDGWEAFFDALDATLTAR from the coding sequence ATGCCGCAGTCCGCGCGCGAGGGGATCGACATCACCCGCGTCGTCCAGGCACCGCGGGACCGGGTCTTCGAGGCCTGGACCGTCCCCGAGCACTTCGCCACCTGGTACGGGGGCGACGCCGACGTGCCGCTGGACCAGGTGTCGATGGACGTGACCCCGGGTGGCACGTGGAGCCTGGTCATCGTGGTCCCGGGGGTGGAGATGCCGTTCCACGGTGTGTACAAGGAGGTGTCCGCCCCGGAGCGGCTCGTCTTCACGCTGAAGGACGCCAGCGCGCCGGCGGACGCCGAGGGCGAGACCGTCACAGTCACGCTGACCGAGCAGAGCGGCGGGGCCACCGAGATGGCCTTCCGGCAGCGAGGCGGCAACCTGACGCGTGAGCAGTACGCCGCGGCCGAGGACGGCTGGGAAGCCTTCTTCGACGCCCTCGACGCGACGCTCACCGCCCGCTGA
- a CDS encoding phosphatidate cytidylyltransferase, producing MNDSSWGAQQGAGYWGTPEMGAAPAGPANDVHAAQQTRPMPIVPDVPDEGRDADDRNRDAARVSGPLFRDESPQEPMSTTLPPQPHKKRAGRDLRAAIGVGVGLGALVVGSLFIVKAVFVGVIALAVVVGLWELTSRLKERKGINAPLVPLAVGGAAMVVAGYVRGSEGAWVAMALTALAVLVWRMTEEPAGYLKDVTAGVFAVFYVPFLATFVAMMLTADDGPWRVLTFLLLTVVSDTGAYAVGWRFGTHKLAPRISPGKTREGLFGAVGFAMVAGALCMQFLIDDGSWWQGLLMGLAVAASATLGDLGESMIKRDLGIKDMGTLLPGHGGIMDRLDSLLPSAPVVWLLLVLFVGSG from the coding sequence ATGAACGACTCCTCCTGGGGCGCCCAGCAGGGAGCCGGCTACTGGGGCACGCCCGAGATGGGGGCGGCCCCGGCGGGTCCCGCGAACGATGTGCACGCCGCCCAGCAGACTCGGCCCATGCCCATCGTGCCGGACGTTCCCGACGAAGGTAGAGACGCTGACGACCGGAACAGGGACGCCGCGCGCGTCAGCGGCCCCCTGTTCCGTGACGAGAGCCCGCAGGAGCCCATGTCCACCACGCTGCCCCCACAGCCGCACAAGAAGCGTGCGGGGCGTGACCTGCGTGCCGCCATAGGGGTCGGCGTGGGCCTCGGCGCCCTCGTCGTCGGCTCGCTCTTCATCGTGAAGGCCGTCTTCGTCGGCGTGATCGCGCTGGCGGTGGTGGTCGGGCTGTGGGAGCTCACCTCCCGTCTCAAGGAACGCAAGGGCATCAACGCGCCCCTCGTTCCGCTGGCCGTCGGCGGCGCCGCGATGGTCGTCGCCGGCTATGTGCGGGGGTCCGAGGGCGCCTGGGTCGCCATGGCGCTCACGGCGCTCGCGGTGCTCGTGTGGAGGATGACGGAGGAGCCCGCGGGCTACCTCAAGGACGTCACGGCCGGCGTGTTCGCCGTCTTCTACGTGCCGTTCCTCGCCACGTTCGTCGCGATGATGCTGACCGCGGACGACGGTCCGTGGCGCGTGCTCACCTTCCTCCTGCTCACGGTGGTCAGTGACACCGGTGCGTACGCCGTCGGCTGGCGCTTCGGCACGCACAAGCTGGCGCCGCGCATCAGCCCCGGCAAGACGCGTGAGGGGCTGTTCGGTGCGGTGGGCTTCGCGATGGTCGCCGGTGCACTGTGCATGCAGTTCCTGATCGACGACGGGAGCTGGTGGCAGGGGCTTCTGATGGGCCTCGCCGTCGCCGCCAGTGCCACGCTGGGGGACCTCGGCGAGTCGATGATCAAGCGGGACCTGGGGATCAAGGACATGGGCACGCTGCTGCCCGGCCACGGCGGCATCATGGACCGGCTCGACTCCCTGCTGCCGAGCGCCCCGGTCGTGTGGCTGCTGCTGGTCCTGTTCGTCGGATCCGGCTGA
- a CDS encoding aspartate aminotransferase family protein, translating to MGNPIAVSKDLSRTAYDHLWMHFTRMSDYENAPVPTIVRGEGTYIYDDKGKRYLDGLSGLFVVNAGHGRHELAETAYKQGQELAFFPVWSYAHPKAVELAERLAHHAPGDLNKVFFTTGGGEAVETAWKLAKQYFKLQGKPTKYKVISRAVAYHGTPQGALSITGLPALKAPFEPLVPGAHKVPNTNIYRAPLFGDDPEAFGRWAADQIEQQILFEGPDTVAAVFLEPVQNAGGCFPPPPGYFQRVREICDQYDVLLVSDEVICAFGRLGTMFACDKFGYVPDMITCAKGMTSGYSPIGACIISDRLAEPFYRGDNTFLHGYTFGGHPVSAAVGLANLDIFEREGLNQHVLDNENAFLTTLQKLHDLPIVGDVRGNGFFYGIELVKDKATKETFTDEETERVLYGFLSKALYENGLYCRADDRGDPVVQLAPPLISDQSTFDEIEGILRNVLTEAWTKL from the coding sequence GTGGGGAACCCGATAGCCGTGAGCAAGGACCTCAGCCGTACCGCGTACGACCACCTGTGGATGCACTTCACCCGCATGTCGGACTACGAGAACGCGCCCGTTCCCACCATCGTGCGTGGCGAGGGCACCTACATCTACGACGACAAGGGCAAGCGCTACCTCGACGGCCTCTCCGGCCTCTTCGTGGTCAACGCCGGACACGGCCGCCACGAGCTCGCCGAGACGGCGTACAAGCAGGGCCAGGAACTGGCCTTCTTCCCGGTGTGGTCCTACGCCCACCCCAAGGCCGTCGAGCTCGCCGAGCGGCTCGCCCACCACGCACCGGGCGACCTCAACAAGGTCTTCTTCACCACCGGCGGCGGTGAGGCCGTCGAGACCGCCTGGAAGCTCGCCAAGCAGTACTTCAAGCTGCAGGGCAAGCCGACCAAGTACAAGGTCATCTCGCGTGCGGTCGCCTACCACGGCACCCCGCAGGGTGCCCTGTCGATCACCGGGCTCCCCGCCCTCAAGGCCCCGTTCGAACCGCTGGTACCCGGCGCGCACAAGGTGCCGAACACCAACATCTACCGCGCGCCCCTGTTCGGTGACGACCCGGAGGCCTTCGGCCGCTGGGCCGCCGACCAGATCGAGCAGCAGATCCTCTTCGAGGGCCCGGACACCGTCGCCGCGGTCTTCCTGGAGCCGGTTCAGAACGCGGGCGGCTGCTTCCCGCCGCCGCCCGGCTACTTCCAGCGAGTGCGGGAGATCTGCGACCAGTACGACGTGCTGCTCGTCTCCGACGAGGTCATCTGCGCCTTCGGCCGCCTCGGCACGATGTTCGCCTGCGACAAGTTCGGCTACGTCCCGGACATGATCACCTGCGCCAAGGGCATGACCTCGGGCTACTCCCCCATCGGCGCCTGCATCATCTCCGACCGCCTGGCCGAGCCGTTCTACCGGGGCGACAACACCTTCCTGCACGGCTACACGTTCGGCGGCCACCCGGTCTCCGCCGCGGTCGGGCTCGCCAACCTCGACATCTTCGAGCGCGAGGGCCTGAACCAGCACGTCCTGGACAACGAGAACGCGTTCCTGACGACCCTGCAGAAGCTGCACGACCTGCCCATCGTCGGTGACGTCCGGGGCAACGGCTTCTTCTACGGCATCGAACTGGTGAAGGACAAGGCCACCAAGGAGACGTTCACCGACGAGGAGACCGAGCGCGTCCTGTACGGCTTCCTCTCCAAGGCGCTGTACGAGAACGGCCTCTACTGCCGGGCCGACGACAGGGGCGACCCGGTCGTCCAGCTCGCGCCGCCGCTGATCTCCGACCAGTCGACGTTCGACGAGATCGAGGGCATCCTCCGGAACGTCCTGACGGAGGCCTGGACGAAGCTCTGA
- the rlmN gene encoding 23S rRNA (adenine(2503)-C(2))-methyltransferase RlmN yields MPKPGELTFVAPRGAKLPPRHLADLTPDERKEAVAATGEKGFRAKQLSQHYFTRYTHDPAEWTNIPAGSRDKLAEAMFPDLMSVMRHVSCDDDTTRKTLWKLHDGTLVESVLMRYPDRVTMCISSQAGCGMNCPFCATGQAGLDRNLSTAEIVHQIVDGMRALRDGEVPGGPARLSNIVFMGMGEPLANYKRVVGAIRRLTDPEPDGLGLSQRGITVSTVGLVPAMLRFADEGFKCRLAVSLHAPDDELRDTLVPVNTRWKVREVLDAAWEYAEKSGRRISIEYALIRDINDQAWRGDRLGRLLKGKRVHVNLIPLNPTPGSKWTASRPEDEKAFVEAIAAHGVPVTVRDTRGQEIDGACGQLAASER; encoded by the coding sequence ATGCCTAAGCCCGGAGAACTCACTTTTGTCGCGCCCCGCGGAGCCAAGCTGCCGCCGCGGCACCTCGCCGACCTCACACCCGACGAGCGCAAGGAAGCAGTCGCCGCGACCGGCGAGAAGGGCTTCCGTGCCAAGCAGCTGTCGCAGCACTACTTCACGCGGTACACGCACGATCCGGCCGAGTGGACCAACATCCCGGCCGGATCGCGGGACAAGCTCGCCGAGGCGATGTTCCCCGACCTGATGTCGGTCATGCGTCACGTCAGCTGCGACGACGACACCACCCGCAAGACTCTCTGGAAGCTGCACGACGGGACGCTCGTCGAGTCCGTCCTGATGCGGTATCCGGACCGGGTGACCATGTGCATCTCGTCGCAGGCCGGGTGCGGCATGAACTGCCCCTTCTGTGCGACCGGTCAGGCCGGCCTCGACCGGAACCTGTCTACCGCCGAGATCGTGCACCAGATCGTGGACGGCATGCGCGCGCTGCGCGACGGTGAGGTCCCGGGCGGGCCGGCACGGCTGTCCAACATCGTGTTCATGGGCATGGGCGAGCCGCTGGCCAACTACAAACGCGTGGTCGGGGCGATCCGGCGGCTGACGGACCCGGAGCCCGACGGCCTCGGGCTCTCGCAGCGCGGGATCACGGTGTCCACGGTCGGTCTGGTCCCCGCCATGCTGCGTTTCGCCGACGAGGGCTTCAAGTGCCGCCTCGCGGTCTCCCTGCACGCCCCGGACGACGAGCTGCGCGACACCCTCGTCCCCGTGAACACCCGCTGGAAGGTACGCGAAGTCCTGGACGCCGCGTGGGAGTACGCGGAGAAGTCCGGGCGCCGCATCTCCATCGAGTACGCGCTGATCCGTGACATCAACGACCAGGCATGGCGGGGTGACCGGCTGGGACGGCTGCTCAAGGGCAAGCGGGTCCACGTCAACCTCATCCCGCTGAACCCGACGCCCGGCTCCAAGTGGACCGCCTCGCGGCCCGAGGACGAGAAGGCGTTCGTCGAGGCCATCGCGGCCCACGGCGTGCCGGTCACCGTCCGGGACACCCGCGGCCAGGAGATCGACGGGGCCTGCGGACAGCTGGCGGCCTCCGAGCGCTGA